One genomic window of Magnolia sinica isolate HGM2019 chromosome 3, MsV1, whole genome shotgun sequence includes the following:
- the LOC131240976 gene encoding aspartate aminotransferase, mitochondrial, with product MASKTAICRGILRRNRGLGARSMSSWWRNVEPAAKDPILGVTEAFLADPSPDKVNVGVGAYRDDKGKPVVLECVREAERRIAGNLNMEYLPMGGSVKMVEETLKLAYGENSDFIKEKRIAAVQALSGTGACRLFADFQKRFLPDSQIYIPVPTWANHHNIWRDAQVPQRTFHYYHPESKGLDFASLMDDVKNAPNGSFFLLHACAHNPTGVDPSEEQWREISYQLKVKNHFPFFDMAYQGFASGDPERDAKAIRIFLEDGHLIGCAQSYAKNMGLYGQRVGCLSVLCEDEKQAVAVKSQLQQIARPMYSNPPVHGALVVSIILSDPDLKNLWLKEVKIMADRIIGMRTALRENLEKLGSPLSWEHITNQIGMFCYSGMTPEQVDRLTKEYHIYLTRNGRISMAGVTTGNVGYLANAINEVTKST from the exons ATGGCGTCGAAAACTGCTATTTGCAGGGGAATTCTCCGTCGAAATCGTGGACTCGGCGCCCGATCCATGTCCTCCTGGTGGAGAAACGTCGAACCGGCAGCGAAAGACCCGATTCTGGGCGTTACGGAGGCTTTCCTCGCCGATCCCAGCCCCGATAAAGTGAACGTTGGAGTC GGAGCTTATCGCGATGATAAGGGGAAGCCCGTTGTTCTTGAATGCGTGCGGGAAGCTGAAAGGAGGATCGCCGGAAATCTAAACAT GGAGTATCTTCCCATGGGAGGAAGCGTGAAAATGGTGGAGGAAACATTGAAGCTGGCCTATGGGGAGAACAGTGATTTCATCAAAGAGAAAAGGATTGCAGCAGTACAAGCTCTCTCTGGTACTGGTGCGTGCCGACTTTTTGCGGACTTTCAGAAGCGTTTCCTGCCCGACTCTCAAATCTATATTCCTGTGCCTACCTGGGCCAA CCATCATAACATATGGAGAGATGCCCAGGTCCCTCAGAGGACCTTCCATTACTACCATCCTGAATCGAAGGGATTAGACTTTGCGTCACTGATGGATGATGTCAAG AATGCTCCAAACGGCTCCTTCTTTTTGCTTCATGCCTGTGCACACAATCCTACCGGTGTTGATCCTTCAGAGGAACAGTGGAGAGAGATCTCCTATCAGCTCAAG GTAAAAAATCATTTTCCCTTCTTCGACATGGCGTACCAAGGTTTTGCAAGTGGTGATCCTGAGAGAGATGCAAAAGCAATTAGAATTTTTCTTGAAGATGGGCATTTGATTGGATGTGCTCAATCATATGCGAAAAACATGGGACTCTATGGACAGAGAGTAGGATGCCtcag TGTGCTCTGCGAAGATGAAAAGCAAGCAGTAGCTGTGAAGAGTCAGTTGCAACAGATTGCTAGGCCCATGTATAGCAACCCACCAGTTCATGGTGCGCTTGTTGTTTCAATCATCCTCAGTGATCCTGATTTGAAGAATTTGTGGCTGAAGGAGGTGAAG ATCATGGCTGATCGCATCATTGGAATGCGAACTGCTCTACGTGAAAACCTTGAAAAGCTGGGCTCACCTCTGTCTTGGGAGCATATAACCAATCAG ATTGGAATGTTTTGCTACAGTGGGATGACCCCAGAACAGGTCGATCGCTTGACGAAAGAGTACCACATTTACTTGACCCGCAACGGTCGTATCAG CATGGCCGGTGTTACTACCGGAAACGTGGGCTACTTGGCAAATGCTATCAACGAGGTTACAAAATCTACTTGA
- the LOC131240975 gene encoding pentatricopeptide repeat-containing protein At5g16860-like: MENSLFIIEFGKMRLSPLIAIPKIPISFTGSYSRIRLSVTVNTISFSSNSAPKTSFLYKYGIESYGRWLETCVLQENLILGKLIHAKIVTNGLEKDSFLATKLIGFYSGCRNLPIAETIFNRVACCNVFLMNAMIRGYSVNGLYQQALDFFYQKKEEGLEPDAYTFSFLSKACGSLSDIQKGREIRNLVLESGLESDVFVSNSLIAMYAKCGSLSDGIHVFERMPRRDIVSWNSIISAYVQNGFGQEAMVKVRELVESGLRPDNVTIVSTLMICSSDATCRELHGYVIRNGFESTSVVCNSLISVYGKCGRIKEAQCLFGNSIRPDKVAWNAMISSYAQNGYFRESIQLLREMKLAGFDLDVITYSGIISSLSQNGQLDEAMRIFEEMLSLELKPDVIAIASILPAVSDLQYFDYGKEIHGYSYRNGLESDRRVRNALISVYSKCGSIQNARHVFSEINNRDVISWSSMVVGYVQNGCFNEALDTFREMIRTETEPNPITITSILSACAGISSLRQGKEIHLWALKNAYEGQTFVGSALIDMYAKCGRIGDSRGVFDLMTDKNLVTWNSMIRGYAIHGLAKNALEIFRRLEEPDQISFIAALSACSHGGLVDEGIEIFHTMDGFGVSPGEGHYACMVDILGRAGRLDQTLDLIRSMPKEASADIWGALLGACKTHSNLDIGTYAGERIIELGCGNPGYYVLLSNILADFGRWEDVEVMRKLMKERGVKKEIGCSWIEVDRRVQCFVARERTQHPEWGILFLVLRGLNELMRGMG; encoded by the coding sequence ATGGAAAACTCTCTATTTATCATCGAATTCGGAAAAATGAGACTTTCACCCCTAATTGCAATTCCAAAAATTCCCATCTCATTCACTGGGTCATATTCCCGCATTCGTTTATCTGTTACAGTCAATACAATCTCCTTTTCATCGAATTCAGCCCCCAAAACctcttttctctataaatacgGCATAGAAAGTTATGGACGATGGTTAGAAACTTGTGTTCTTCAAGAGAACTTGATCTTGGGAAAGCTGATCCATGCAAAGATTGTAACCAATGGGTTGGAGAAGGATTCTTTCCTTGCGACGAAGCTCATTGGCTTCTACTCTGGGTGCAGAAATCTCCCGATTGCAGAGACGATTTTCAATCGAGTAGCATGTTGTAATGTTTTCCTAATGAATGCCATGATCAGAGGATACTCCGTAAATGGGTTATATCAGCAAGCTTTGGATTTCTTTTatcagaagaaggaagaaggattaGAACCCGATGCTtatacattttcttttctttcgaagGCGTGTGGTTCGCTGTCAGACattcaaaaagggagagagattagAAATTTAGTCTTGGAAAGTGGGTTAGAATCCGATGTGTTCGTATCAAATTCTCTCATCGCTATGTATGCGAAATGCGGGAGTCTGTCGGATGGGATTCACGTGTTTGAGAGAATGCCTCGACGGGATATTGTGTCATGGAATTCAATCATTTCAGCTTATGTACAAAATGGTTTTGGTCAGGAAGCCATGGTTAAAGTGCGGGAGCTGGTTGAGAGCGGGTTGAGACCGGATAATGTGACGATCGTGagcaccttgatgatatgttccTCAGATGCAACTTGCAGAGAATTACATGGCTACGTTATAAGAAACGGATTTGAATCTACTTCGGTGGTCTGTAATTCCCTCATTTCTGTGTATGGAAAGTGCGGTAGAATCAAAGAAGCTCAATGCCTTTTTGGTAATTCAATTCGGCCTGATAAAGTCGCATGGAATGCTATGATCTCTAGCTATGCTCAAAATGGTTATTTCAGAGAAAGCATACAGCTTCTTCGAGAGATGAAGCTTGCTGGATTTGATTTGGATGTAATAACTTACAGTGGGATAATTTCTTCCCTTTCCCAGAATGGTCAGTTGGATGAAGCAATGAGAATTTTTGAAGAAATGCTGAGTTTGGAATTGAAACCGGATGTTATAGCGATTGCAAGTATTCTCCCTGCAGTTTCAGATCTACAGTACTTCGATTACGGTAAAGAAATACATGGTTACTCTTATAGGAATGGATTAGAATCAGATAGGAGAGTTAGGAATGCTCTTATATCCGTCTACAGCAAATGCGGTTCAATACAAAATGCCAGACATGTCTTTTCGGAAATCAACAACAGAGACGTGATCTCTTGGAGTTCAATGGTAGTGGGGTATGTCCAGAATGGTTGCTTCAATGAAGCCCTTGACACATTCCGAGAGATGATTAGAACCGAAACAGAACCAAACCCAATTACTATCACAAGCATTCTTTCTGCTTGTGCAGGTATCTCCAGCCTACGGCAGGGAAAAGAAATCCATCTGTGGGCGTTGAAGAATGCATATGAGGGTCAGACCTTTGTGGGCAGCGCTCTGATAGACATGTATGCAAAATGTGGAAGGATTGGAGACTCACGAGGAGTGTTCGATCTGATGACGGATAAGAACTTGGTTACTTGGAACTCGATGATCAGAGGGTATGCCATTCATGGGCTGGCTAAAAATGCTCTTGAGATCTTCCGGAGGTTGGAAGAACCTGATCAGATCAGTTTCATTGCAGCTTTATCAGCTTGTAGCCATGGAGGGCTGGTTGATGAAGGGATCGAGATTTTTCACACTATGGATGGTTTTGGAGTGAGTCCTGGTGAAGGTCATTACGCATGTATGGTGGACATATTGGGGCGGGCGGGAAGGCTAGATCAGACATTGGATTTGATCAGGTCAATGCCAAAGGAAGCTAGTGCTGACATTTGGGGGGCGTTGCTCGGGGCGTGTAAGACACACTCCAATTTGGATATTGGGACTTATGCGGGGGAGCGGATAATCGAATTGGGATGCGGGAATCCAGGATACTACGTGTTGTTATCGAACATATTGGCAGATTTTGGGAGGTGGGAAGATGTGGAGGTGATGAGGAAGCTGATGAAGGAGAGGGGAGTGAAGAAAGAGATTGGTTGCAGCTGGATAGAGGTGGATAGAAGAGTGCAGTGCTTTGTTGCAAGGGAGAGAACACAGCATCCAGAATGGGGGATTTTATTCTTGGTGCTAAGGGGCTTGAATGAGCTGATGAGGGGAATGGGATGA